The DNA region CCCTGTCATCTGCGACCTTCACCCCCGCCGCCGGCAGCTTTACCGGCTTCGATACCCTGCATCTGGCCGGCGGCGACATGGCGCTGGGCACCACCCTCTCCTCCGGATACGGGCGCCGCCTGGTGGTCCCGGCCTCCGGCTATTACCTGCTGGCACTCACCGCGACCGCAGACGATGCAGCCCATACGCTCCATGTCAGCCGCAACGGCACCGCCGACATCGCGAGCCACAGCGGCAGTGCCGGCACCTCAAGCACAACCGCCCTCGCCTTTCTCGATGGCGGCGATACGTTGACCCTTCGCCACGCCAACGCGGCCCAGTACCAGTTCGGTTACGGGCGCACCGAGCTTTGCGTCTACCTGCTGTGAAGACCGGGGTGGCAACATGCAAAAAAGGCGCCCGGGATGGGGCGCCTTTCAAAACGACGATTGCTGACAGGGTTCAGAGCAGCCGATAACGACAGGCGCGCGCCACCGCCTGCATTCGGTTGACCGCTTCGAGCTTGCGCATCGCGCTCTTCAGATAGCTGACAACGGTATGCGTCGAAATATCGAGAATGATGGCGATCTCGTCGCTGCTCTTGCCGGCGGCAGACCAGCGGAGACATTCGATTTCGCGGGCCGAAAGCTTTTCCTTCGGCCCCGGCCGAGGCACCACGGTTTCGGCGCCGCTGTCGAGCAATTCCATGGCAGAGAGCTGCATCATCGCCAGTTCGTCACGGCTGGGTCTCGTCGGGCGTCCGGAATAAACGAGAATATACTGCGACTGATGACGGTCATGCAGACCAAAGGCGAGATGGCCTGACGGTGCATGGAGCTCGAAGAGGGCCGAGATCGGATTGCGCGCTTCGGACGCCGCATTGCTCAAAAACAGATTTTCCACCGAAAAGACGGGCAGTACCGTCTGCTTCAACCGCTGCACCAGGGCACTGCCAGCGAAAACCTCTGCCTGCTCATAGGCCAGACGCAACTCGTCCGGCCAGGTAACGACCAGCAGATTGGCGGCAAATTCCGGGCTGTCAGCCTTCGGAAAGCGCGCGAGAAGACAGTGGGTGAAGCCGTAAGAGCGGCCAAGCGCGACGAGATCCCGCGCGAAAGCGCCAGAGCTATCGGCATCGCTGCGCATCAGGTCGGCGTGATCGCCCAGATCGTGGCGACGCGCCACTTCAGTCGGCCTAAACATCGAACTCCTTTCGACCGGATGAACGTCCGGTCGGGACTTGGCTGTGTCTGAACAAAGAATCGTTCCGATACGGAACAGGTATCAGTCGGGCCTGTCGCCGATCTTGCGGGTAAATTACCGTCAGCAAGGGGAGAAAAAGGATACCGACCGCCGAAACGTACATGGCCCGAGGCATCCTGGGCGCTCTCATCGCACGAATGTCTCGCAGCGAGTAGCCGGCGCGCATGCATAACACCCATGCAACTGCCGCAAGTTTACGCAGCGTAAGGCGGAAATGCCGCGAATCTCGGCCAGAACCGCACAGAGAAATTATTATCAAATGCTTACAACCTGCTTAGGCAAATTTTAAAGCATCGCTCCTAGTATGCGGCTGTGTGGTCTTGAGTTTGTATAGAGAGTCCAATGACCGAAATGATCCGCCCACGAGTTAAATATGTCATCGGCCCCGATGGCAGCCCCCTGACCATTGCCGATCTTCCGCCGGCCAACACACGCCGCTGGGTGATCCGCCGCAAGGCAGAGGTTGTCGCGGCCGTGCGTGGTGGCCTGTTGAGCCTCGAAGAGGCCTGCGAACGTTACACGCTGACCGTAGAAGAGTTCCTGTCCTGGCAGTCTTCCATAAATGATCACGGCCTGCCGGGCCTGCGCACCACGCGAATCCAGCAATATCGCCATTAATCTGTTCTGTGCCGGCCTGTCCGGCGCGCTTTAGATTTTCAGAAAAAGACCCATCACAGAACCGGCATGGCCCCGCCTGCCGGTTTTATACATCTCTCGGAGCGGCCTTCGGCCATCTGTGCAGCACGGCCGCCATCAGACTCGATCCCGCATAAAACCACAGACCCGGTTGGGAGAAGGCCTGCGCCAGTCCGCTGGTCTTGGTAGCGAAGACCACGATTGCGACCAGCAGCACATCCATCATCGACCAACGCGACAGATGTGGCACCACCCGCCCGACCCAGCCGGGCCCACCATTTCGATCCTCTGAAAGGCTTTCGGCGGTGACCAGCAACAGCTTGGCGATGGGAAAGACGATCGAGACCAGCCCGACGAGGACTGCAAGGAACATGTTCCCGCCCGTCCACAAGGCGGCAACGATGCCGACAAGCGACGCATCGCTTTTCAGGACATAGAAGCTCTCGAACCGCATCAGCGGCAACGTCACTCCAAGCGCCAGAAAAGCTGGCGCAAGAACCAGCAGCAAGGCTTTCGACCAGATCGACAACAAGCCTCTCCACGCTGAACGCTGTGTCACGAGCCGGAACATTGGCGCCGGCAGAAGCCCGATGTTAAACAGATGCCAGAGTTTGCGGCAACAGGAGGGCCAAGAGATGCAGATCACCAGCGAGGACAGAGGCACCGGCGGTCGCTATCTCGGCCATGTCGACGGCGTCGCGGAGCCGGCGGAAATGACGTTTTCCCGGGCATCACCGACACTGATCATCATTGATCATACACAGGTCCCCGATGCCCTACGCGGCAAAGGTGTCGGCCAGGCGCTCGCAGAACATGCGGTCGCCGAAGCAAGAACGGGCGGCTGGAAGATCATCCCCCTCTGCCCTTTCATGAAGGCGCAGATGGATCGTCACCCCGATTGGAACGACGTGCGCAACAGCTGACGACCGCGGACGGCAGATCTTGAACGCATGAAGGCGGGCGCAGGCAAAGCTGCGACCGCCTTTTTCATAGTCTCAACCGGCTTAAACCGTCGTCGGTTCAGGCCCGAACACGCATCTGGCCGTCACGCTCTTCGAGCGCCGAGGCCTTCTGGTATTCCGCTTCTGCCTCTTCCAACGCCAGTTCTGCTGCTTCCTGCTGGACTTTCAGTTCCCGGATCGAGACCTGAAGATTGTCCGCGCGCTGGCGAGCAGCCTTGGCGAAGGTGGGATAGGCGAAATGATTGGGATCCGTGATGCCGGACTTTTTCTCCTCGATGCCGATCTGAGCTTCGAGCTCTTTCGCCATCCGTTCGAACTCCGCCATCATCGACTGCAACTGCTGCAATTGCCGACGCTTTTCGGTGACCTGAAAACCTTTCAGGCGAACCAGGCTCTCACGCGACTTCATACGCAATACTCCCGTGATGCGAGACCCCCCGCCACACTTGCTACTCAACACGCCGACCGCGAACCGTCCAAAAAAAGTCTGCGGCGTTAACAAAAAGCTACCCTTGGTAACCTTTCGTTTACGGGCATCGTTAATGATAAGGCGGATCACTTAAGGGTCAGTAAATGCCAGCGCCGGAAAACGGCACATGACAATGATGAGTCAAATGAATCGGTTACGGGTGAAACCTGAGGCGCAGATTCAAGTGTGGCGATGACCGAAACACATGCAAAATCATGGGGCTGAAATCTTTGCTTAATAAATCCGATACACCTTGCCAGAGGGAATCAGAATTTGTTAACCATTTGGTGGCAGCCTGCAAATCAGGCAACGACTGGATCCGTATCGCGTAGGGGGACATCTCGACCTTTCGGCGGCGGTAAAGGGGATAAATATGCGGGTTCTACTCATCGAAGACGACAGCGCGACCGCTCAGAGCATCGAACTGATGCTCAAATCGGAAAGCTTCAACGTCTACACAACCGACCTCGGCGAAGAAGGTGTCGATCTCGGTAAGCTCTACGACTACGATATCATTCTGCTCGACCTTAACCTCCCCGACATGTCCGGCTACGAGGTGCTTCGCACGCTCCGCCTGTCGAAGGTAAAGACCCCGATCCTCATTCTCTCCGGCATGGCCGGCATCGAGGACAAGGTACGCGGTCTCGGTTTTGGTGCCGACGACTACATGACGAAGCCCTTCCACAAGGATGAGCTCGTTGCCCGCATTCACGCGATCGTCCGTCGCTCCAAGGGTCACGCCCAGTCGATCATCATCACAGGTGAGTTGATCGTGAACCTGGATGCCAAGACCGTCGAAGTCGGCGGCCAGCGCGTCCACCTGACGGGCAAGGAATACCAGATGCTCGAACTGCTCTCGCTGCGCAAGGGCACGACGCTGACCAAGGAAATGTTCCTCAACCACCTCTATGGTGGCATGGACGAACCGGAACTGAAGATCATCGACGTCTTCATCTGCAAGCTGCGCAAGAAGCTTGCCAATGCCGCCGGCGGCGCCAACTACATCGAAACCGTCTGGGGTCGCGGCTACGTGCTGCGCGAGCCCGATGGCGCGGAATACATGGAAACGGCCTGATCCGTCTCCCCGCATACGTTGCCTCGAAAGGCCCGCATCACCGATGCGGGCCTTTTGCGTTTGATCTGGAATCGAGACCCCACCCTACCCGAGCATTCACCGGGCAATGAAAAAGGCGGCTACCCGAAGGTGCCGCCTATGAACGTATCTGGAGTTTCGGGTAGATGGCCCCTCAGGCCGCCATTGCCTTGTCGCCGAAAGTTGCCGTCAGGATCTGGCGATCGAAGGGCTTCAGCAGGAAGTCGTTGGCGCCAGCGCGCTTGCCGGCCATCATTACCTTAAGCTCCGCCTCGATGACGCAGTAATAGATCCGCACGTCCTTGCCGTTCGGCAGAGCGCGCACATTGGTGATCAGATCCAGCGCATCGTCCATGGCAGCATCAACGATCAGGAAATGAGGCAATTCGCGCTCGCAAAGCGCAAGCGCTTCCCGACCGCTCGACGCATCCGCAACCTGGAAGCCGAGTTCCGCAAGGATCTTGCGGCCCACTTTGCGAACCACGTCCGAGCCGTCTGCAATCATGAGGCGCTTCATGGCCGTTTCCTCTCCCGTTGACGGGCAAATAGTCTTGCTGGAAGCACCTTATGCCACAGCGCCTAAGGAACCGTTACCGCTTGGAACCGGTGCCGGTCCCGAAACGGGACATCGTTCAGACAACCTCGGCGGTGAAAGCGATCTCGCCTTCGCTCGGCACGCATTTCAGCTCCATGCCGGCCTCATCCGCGAGAAGGACCGTGTAATAGGGCTGGATCGTATGGGCATCGACCGCCTCTTCCAGGTGGCCGGACAGGATCTCCTGGTATTTTGGCGGAACGCGCAACATGCGCCCCTTGGCGACGATCTTGAACTTCGCATCGGTTTCCGGATTTTCCAGGGTGATGTCGAGCGAACCGCCGCGCGGGATTGCGCCATAGGCGACCAAAAAGAGGTTGAGCAGCAGCTTGACCCGGTTCTTGGCGATGATCGCGCGCGGGCCGTTCCAGGTGATTTCCGTCTTCTTTTCGGCTGCGGCGAAATCCTTGGCCGCCTTTTCCGCCTCGCCGGTATCGATAGACGCGCCGACCGAGCCGGAGGCACCGAAGGCGAGACGGGCAAACTTGAGGCGAACCGAGGCATTGAGCGCGCTGGTCCGGATCAGGTCCATCGCGTCGGCATCGGCGCCGCCCTCGTCTAGCAGTTCCAGACCGTTGTTGATCGCACCGACCGGCGAGATCACGTCATGGCAGACGCGGCTGCACAAAAGGGCCGCGAGATCGGGACCCGCGAGCGTGAGATTGGGGTTTTTCGCCATGGTCATCTCCAGAAGAGTGTCGTCGGTTGCGCAGCGGTCAAGCAGGAACATGGGGCTGCAGCATCACCGGATTCCGTGTCGGCCATAATGACACCATATTTGGTAAACCGATTATTAAGATGATGCTCGCTAGGTTTAATTACCCCCATCGGAGAAGCCGAATCCATCGACTTCACATCAAGGAGGCTCCATGCGTCACCTGACAATCCGCACCTTCCCCGCCGCGCGGCTCTTCCTCCTCGGCATGTTTGTTCTGTCCGGACTGGCCGCAGCCCCCCGTCCGGTCCAGGCGGCAGGCGAATACACGATCCAGGAAGTCGTCGACGCCGGACACGGCTTCTTCGGCGAGACCAGTGGCGCCCTTGCCAAAGTCATCGAACAGGCTTTCGAGCAATATGGCCTGCCAAATGGTTACATCCTCGGCCAGGAAGGCTCCGGCGCACTGATCGCGGGCCTCACCTACGGCGAAGGCACGCTTTACACCAAGAATGTCGGCCAGCACGACGTCTTCTGGCAGGGCCCCTCGCTCGGCATCGACTACGGCGGCAATGGGACACGCGCCATGATGCTGGTCTACGACCTGCCGAATGTCGACACGCTCTATGCCCGCTATGGCGGCGTCAGCGGCTCGGCCTATATCGTCGCCGGCGTCGGCATGACGGTCCTGAAAAGCCGCGACGTGGTGCTGGTGCCGATCCGCACCGGCGTCGGTGCCCGCCTCGGTGTCAATGTCGGCTATCTGAAGTTGACCCGCACCCCCACCTGGAACCCCTTCTGACATCACACCAGGGAACTCAGGCTCACGCAAGTTGGTTCTGCTCTGTCGTTAGGCATAGTGCGAGATTCCGGTGCTCCCCCGGCAGGCAACCTTGCCGGGAGGAGGCCACCATGATTAAATATGTCCTAACGCTCATGCAAACGCTGTGGCCCTGCCGTGATTGAATATACCCTACTGTTCGGAATGGGATTTATGGCCGCGGCGCTCCTCGCGATGCTGCTGGCGCCTGCTATCCATCGCCGCGTCGTCCATTATACAGAGAACCGCCTGAAGGCGACGATGCCGCTGAGCCCTCAGGAGATCCGGGCTCAGAAGGACATGGTGCGCGCGCTCTACGCCGCGGAAAACGCCAAGACCCAGCACGAGCTCACCCGTGAGCGCGAAAAGGCAATCGCGCTTCGCCTTCAGAACGAGACGCTTGCAGCGGACGCTGGTCGCCTGGTCGCCGAGAATCAGGATCTGCACACCCAGATCAATGAAATGAGCACGGAAGCCGCCGACTTGCGCTCCGGCTTGCGCCGCGCCGACCTCGACGTCGCGACCGTCCGCGAAACGCTGCGGCGGGTCGAGATCGCCACCGCCGCCAAGGATGTCGAGCTGGAGGAGCGCGCACATCGCATCGGCCGGCTGGTGAGCGACATCGATCACATGCGCATCGAGGCCATGAGCCGCGACACCGAAATCGACACGCTGAAGACACGCATCCAGTTCATGCGCGACGAGCGCGAGGAACTGCGTCGCGAGAACAAGCTGCTCGTCAAACGCGCCAAGGACGCCGAAATCCGCCTGGCACAGGAAGAGCATAAGGTGCTGAGGCTTGAAGACAGCCTCGCCCGGGATGCTGCCGACCGGGCCGATACCGGCTCGGCTCTGGAGCGCCGGCAGCGTGAACTGGCAGACCTCAAGGCCAAGCTGAAGAGCGCCAACGCGCAGCTCAGAACTGCCCAGCGCAGCCTCAAGCAGGCGGGCCTGCCTCTGCCCGACATGACGGAGGACACCATGCCCGATGACCTGACACCTGCCCCGCGCCTCAGCCCGGACCTTCTCGAAAGTGATATCCGCCATCGCCAGACGGCCCTGACCGAACGGCTGCTGAAGGCAACCTCCTCCGCCGAAGACGATGAACTGCGCGAAGAATTGGGCGACATCGCCGCCAAGATGATCCTGCTGACCTCCATGCGCGAAGGCTCCGGCGAAGGCGTAACTCCCCTGGGCGACCTGATCACCCAGCCGACGCGCAGCCCGAATGCCCCGCGCAGCCTGGTCGACCGCGTGATGGCGCTGGACCCCTCTGTCGGCAGAACGGCCAGCCAACCTTCGCCGGCGGAATAATCGCTGAATTAGCCCAGCCGCCCCATGGCGCGGGCGATTGCGTAAAGCGCAATTCCGCTCGCCGTACC from Rhizobium glycinendophyticum includes:
- a CDS encoding helix-turn-helix transcriptional regulator — its product is MFRPTEVARRHDLGDHADLMRSDADSSGAFARDLVALGRSYGFTHCLLARFPKADSPEFAANLLVVTWPDELRLAYEQAEVFAGSALVQRLKQTVLPVFSVENLFLSNAASEARNPISALFELHAPSGHLAFGLHDRHQSQYILVYSGRPTRPSRDELAMMQLSAMELLDSGAETVVPRPGPKEKLSAREIECLRWSAAGKSSDEIAIILDISTHTVVSYLKSAMRKLEAVNRMQAVARACRYRLL
- a CDS encoding DUF1153 domain-containing protein, yielding MTEMIRPRVKYVIGPDGSPLTIADLPPANTRRWVIRRKAEVVAAVRGGLLSLEEACERYTLTVEEFLSWQSSINDHGLPGLRTTRIQQYRH
- a CDS encoding paraquat-inducible protein A; translation: MFRLVTQRSAWRGLLSIWSKALLLVLAPAFLALGVTLPLMRFESFYVLKSDASLVGIVAALWTGGNMFLAVLVGLVSIVFPIAKLLLVTAESLSEDRNGGPGWVGRVVPHLSRWSMMDVLLVAIVVFATKTSGLAQAFSQPGLWFYAGSSLMAAVLHRWPKAAPRDV
- a CDS encoding GNAT family N-acetyltransferase, yielding MQITSEDRGTGGRYLGHVDGVAEPAEMTFSRASPTLIIIDHTQVPDALRGKGVGQALAEHAVAEARTGGWKIIPLCPFMKAQMDRHPDWNDVRNS
- a CDS encoding flagellar export protein FliJ, yielding MKSRESLVRLKGFQVTEKRRQLQQLQSMMAEFERMAKELEAQIGIEEKKSGITDPNHFAYPTFAKAARQRADNLQVSIRELKVQQEAAELALEEAEAEYQKASALEERDGQMRVRA
- the ctrA gene encoding response regulator transcription factor CtrA, which codes for MRVLLIEDDSATAQSIELMLKSESFNVYTTDLGEEGVDLGKLYDYDIILLDLNLPDMSGYEVLRTLRLSKVKTPILILSGMAGIEDKVRGLGFGADDYMTKPFHKDELVARIHAIVRRSKGHAQSIIITGELIVNLDAKTVEVGGQRVHLTGKEYQMLELLSLRKGTTLTKEMFLNHLYGGMDEPELKIIDVFICKLRKKLANAAGGANYIETVWGRGYVLREPDGAEYMETA
- a CDS encoding response regulator, which codes for MKRLMIADGSDVVRKVGRKILAELGFQVADASSGREALALCERELPHFLIVDAAMDDALDLITNVRALPNGKDVRIYYCVIEAELKVMMAGKRAGANDFLLKPFDRQILTATFGDKAMAA
- the chpT gene encoding histidine phosphotransferase ChpT produces the protein MAKNPNLTLAGPDLAALLCSRVCHDVISPVGAINNGLELLDEGGADADAMDLIRTSALNASVRLKFARLAFGASGSVGASIDTGEAEKAAKDFAAAEKKTEITWNGPRAIIAKNRVKLLLNLFLVAYGAIPRGGSLDITLENPETDAKFKIVAKGRMLRVPPKYQEILSGHLEEAVDAHTIQPYYTVLLADEAGMELKCVPSEGEIAFTAEVV
- a CDS encoding DUF1134 domain-containing protein is translated as MFVLSGLAAAPRPVQAAGEYTIQEVVDAGHGFFGETSGALAKVIEQAFEQYGLPNGYILGQEGSGALIAGLTYGEGTLYTKNVGQHDVFWQGPSLGIDYGGNGTRAMMLVYDLPNVDTLYARYGGVSGSAYIVAGVGMTVLKSRDVVLVPIRTGVGARLGVNVGYLKLTRTPTWNPF